The sequence below is a genomic window from Cicer arietinum cultivar CDC Frontier isolate Library 1 chromosome 6, Cicar.CDCFrontier_v2.0, whole genome shotgun sequence.
tgacttgatccttcatgatgaattcttagagtatcccatagctctttagcgtttttgcattcttcaactctgtcatactcttccctgcacaaagcacacgttagaaataaatgaactttagagtttaggagtacatttgcattttcatcagccgtccattgtgcttgaggtttctcatcggaggttgcatctgcgttgttggtcctaatgacatgatctccattttccaccacagaccacatgttgttgtcttgtgatatgagaaatagcctcatcttgcctttccaatgatagtaatctgtaccatcaaagtagggaggtcggctggatgatcctccttcagggatgtacttagcttttgacatatttctttttggatctttttctcttacactgttaggtgtattttttagagaaccttgctctgatgccaattgttgtagctaaatatcactagaaggcggggttgaatagggattttgctgttaaaaacaatttttaagtgttttaaaaactatcctcttgcagaggatggctagctcgaggatgggatttttaaatcgttagatctaagctgagtaaaagagtaggagcagaatatgagggacacacacacaattttatactggttcacccaaagatggctacgtccagtcctcacacccttgtgagatttcactaactttcaaaacagatcaatcctcaacccgaggatgattacaaccgtgtattatcaagcttcaccaagcttacaatcaatttccaaatatttccaagcttcactcactaggaaattacaaagtagaatgagagtgattgatacttaatactttctcaaaagatatacaaagatatagtgtaggatcaaagaaagtaataagggaggatgtgatttgcttcttgaaagctttaagatgcttgatctttttatgcaagtgtgttgtgtgtcttccaatggagagcttgtatgcattttatagagatccaagcccttgatgaccgttggagctcattttcaaagggtccaaggttttcatcaaaattacagaactaccactcagcttgttaggcttaggcagaaccatcctcttgcagcatagtctttgatcttgacatgtccttgctttttcactttaatcagagtgcaaggctgtttctgagctgcatttttcgaagtctttaaggtctaggttggcttcatcttttgaggtgatgtggacaagagagaaaaagccactttatgacatagggctgtcatactcagtccgaggatcagatctggcagcaacatgtgatcttccatttttggcttgtttcaagttgccttttgctaacttgacttccttatgcattaaaacgtgcaagcccattaaatgatcagattttgacatttgcacatgcttgataggttgctttcacttttgctagccttttcctttacatactagatctagccatattcacctttttcttttgaccttttgactctagCTTTGAATTCTGGTGAGAGATCAGATTGTCCAAATCTGGAGTTTTTCAACttgcagcccatcctcacgtttgcagtaatttccatcctcacgagggttttccatcctcaggccagaatcactttttttcttctttttgccttaatgattaataacctattatcttatatgaatacactcaagagcacatgttagtcattaaccacaatcataatctcttaagtaattttgttatcattaaaatcatttgagagattttgtctcaacatgtATATTTTGAGGtcatcaaacattatttataatgGGACAATCATAATAGTGGTTAATGGATCTACAATAAATCATGTAGAGAGATGTGAGTGATGTAGATATAATGTATCCCTCTTGCATAATAGGAGTTGGATTTTGGGTCTCTCGATAGAGTGATATGTCAACATTAGTAATTGCTTGTGTACTTGAGAATCGAGAAACAAATTACTAGATCTAACAAAGATGACACTTTTTTATGTCTTTTGTTCAATTAAGACATTTGGATGAATGGACAATTACTGCATAGTAAATAATGGACAATATTGATAAGGGAATCCTTATAGTGTCATACACCGacaatgttgaaaaatttgAGAGTGTATTATTTGAGGATttcaaaatagtaaataatttagggatttggaagaaaaaaaacgtCGTAGGTGAGAGAATGGTTTAGAGCATGAGTATTGTGAAAGTAGGAATGTATGAGATGAAATTTAGTAGCGTGATTTGATTCAGTAAAAATGATGCGGCGGTTGACAAAACTGACGCATAAACCTTCGTTAAGCCTCACCAGGGGTGATTTGGTGTCAACTGTCCCAAGTTAAATGTTTGTTCTAAATTTCTTGtagtatttataatattttatattattttgaattaagtAAGAGTCTATAAGATTACACGGTAGAACATATGAATTagaaagtaaaattttaattaaaaaattatttaattaaattattatttaattagttaacgattaaattaaataaaatgaattgaaCTTGTAGCGTATAAGTTTCGATATGGTAGTAAGGTACAAAAGAgacactatatatatattgtatctTTTCGTAAGAGATTCCTAGAATCATTTTTACCTTAATATGTTCggtggttattttattttattaaaatacgaCATATGTCTCACTATTTTATATCAGTGAGGCGTGATAAGATAAGATCCGATTtctgatcatttattttaaattaaataagttgtATTCAATAGAATTGAAATGGACTAAGAGACAAATGATTGAAATTTAaatcataagatggattagaaGAAGTGTTTTTCATCCAACTATTCCAAGAGTTACATGTGATGTAATTGGAAATGAGTTTCCTATTGAAATAGTCGTGTTTTTGGTGAATCACTAAAAAATCTTCCAATGGAATTTTTTCGAGTCATTGATAGGGGCCAATACATCccctatattttttaatttttgttatatatataataacgatatattattaattatttttttatatataataacgatagattatcaaaataatagtgATACATTATTAAAATATGCACAAATTTTTATGGTTTTGAGAAACTGATATCGCATTTTACTTCTCTCCTCTCCACTTATGTATTCTCCCTCTATTGgaatttatactaataaaattaatacagtTCTCTGTAGATAAACTACCTAATATCAATATAGATAAACTACTAATATCGAAGAATAAACTAACTAATGTCGAACAAACAAACTATAATACCCTATTTAGCACCTCAACTACTAACTATTAGCAAACTTTTACATGTTAACcatgatatatgatatagtgtGATACTATTTTTTAGGAGTGACAAGATTTTAAACATAACAAAATTGATGCatttttcaagaagaaagttttcgataaagatgaaaatcgtaaaatagatatattttatatgattgaATTGTGTGAAGTTCTAAAAATTTGTGTGCTTTGtgtgacttgtgaaaattgtaaaacttgtgagaatttaaattctaacattttcaatttgtctactatgtatgaattgtgtgaaactctaaaaaaaactatatgacttttaagaatttcaattataatattttagttaatatttatcGCTCTCCAGTTCTCCCTAATATTTTGTGCAAGATCTGTCACTGAATGACACTATTCTTAAATGTTTGTAGTCAAGTTTTATTGTTAAATGGTAATGCATAGAGACTATTATGTGAGTAGATTGATGATCATATTTCATGGGTCATAGATATGAAATATCAAGTATACACATTggaataaatattaaaagtaatatttgtACAATATTTATCCGCTATGAGAACGTTACATAATAATTATGCAAGTTTCATTAACAATTCTAATGTGACTATAGTAAGTAGTTATTCGACTTGAAATCACAATAATCCTCTTTGAGgccataaaaaattatatgtaacAGAACATTTATAACAGTGGTTATTGGATctacaataaataatataaaggtatgtgattgatttagataGAATACCCTCTTGAAAAATAGGAGTTGTGTCTTGGAACTCTTGATAGAGTGATATGTGAAATGTGTGTGGCCACattaaaatggaccaatataaGATATTTGGTACATTAGTTATTGAATGTATAGTCGGGAATCAAGAAACTAATTATTGGAATTAGCAAGAATGATATTTTTATGACTTGTGTTGTGTTCAAGTAAGACATTTAGATGAATGGACATTTATTGGACAGTAAATAATTGTCGGGTAAGGTTAAAACCGTATCACCGATTTTCTCATTAATTGGGTAGCAATGATTCATTGCTAGATGTCACTCATTGTTtataacatttaatattaatttaatattttatattattgctAATTAAGTGAGAGTCTGTAGGGTTAGACAATAGAAAAGTTAAAtcgaaaagttaaaatttaattaaaaaattgtttaattaaataaaatgaattgaaCTTATAGCGTACAAGATCCACTATGACAGTAAAATAGAAAGCAGAGATATGATATATTGTTTCTCTCTTAAGAGAACCATAGAATCATTCTTATTAGAAGGAAAGTTTTCATActatttttaagaataaaagttattcaatttatttagaTTATGTGTTTTATGCAAGTTCGTCTATGTGTGATGGACTTTATGTCCGAGATTTATATATGTCCTTCTTAATGCAACTTTCATCCTTCCATCTAAAATAGTAGAAAAGACACCAAATGAGATATGGATTGGTCGAAGACTAAATATGTCTTTTATGAAGATTTGAGGATGTAAGGTTTATGTGAAATGTATATTGGCAAGGTATCTTAAGGAAACTAAAAGATATTATTTCTATCTTACCTCTGATGAAAAAGTGTATGTTAGGAGAACTGGTATATTCCCAGAAAAGGGAGTTCGTCGCTAAAGGAACCAGTTGGAGGAATATATAACTTGGGAAGTCCAAAATCCACAAATCATTGTGATAGAACAGGAACCACAAGGAGTTGTGGTTGATCCTCCTATGCAAGTAGCACAAAAACCTCGTAGTTCTGGTAGACCACGCCATCAACTTTAAAGATATGGATTTGGCCTGACTCAAGAAGGTGATATGTTACTCATGGGACAAGCCCATAACCTACCAGAAAGTCATAATTGACCCAAAATATGAGAAATGGTTTGAAGCCATGGGATCCAAAATAAAATCTATGTACACTAACCATATATGGACCTTAGTTGATGCACCTAAAGAGATAGAACTCATAGGTAGTATGCGGGTATTCAAGAAGAAGAATTATATGAATGGTAATTACTAATACAGTTTTTGTGCCTATTTTTTCATtcacaaaatttattagagTGGGAGCTAGAAAATGAAGTGAtacattttcaatttaattatcaCCCTTAATACAatattagcaatagtaattaACAATATTGATtgttgaaaaaacaaaaagacagtaaaatattttattttgacatcAGTTGATTTCTCCCGCAGTAGTCAATACAACAAGtgaacaatttttctttttaatgtaTTGATGCTACATAATAACTTCCATTTACATACACCTTTAAATTTAAAGTTTGTTTATCAATtgcattgatatttttttaaatagtcaaTTAAGAAAATACATCATTAGTGTTCACGTAAGTGAATTGAAGTTAGCACAGATGGTTAGACTTTTCATTGAAAACCTTTCGGATTTTGGGTTCAAGTTTCAAATTTTCTGCAGTTAGATAGGTTGTACAgaaaaatttatcataaatcTTCGATAAAGTTTATGATAATCTCAGACCTTGCATGAAGTGTACATCtcttattataataaatttatcttttaaaaaaattaatgaagtaGGGAAACTTTTCCAATAGTGAGTGATGAACTCAAGATAGTTTGAGCCAAGCCCAAAATACTTGGACGGAATTTTCTGTTGGAAAGGAGTATGTGATATTCTTCAGATTACACATTACGTTTCAGTGGCTACATCTGTCTGCAAGAGTTTTCTTAAGAAGCTATATTTATCAGATTTCACGTGTGCATATAAACAACACAGCAAAAGATGACTGAGATGAAGAAAATAATACTGTTATCTTCTTCACTATTCTTGTTCTATCAGAGTTTCCATTTGGGGCATCATCTATACCAACACAAtagattcaattttttaataatagctTCATATTGCTTTCTTTAGGAATGAATGTATAGTTTGAGTCACTTCTACTTGCCTTTATTTTTTGGATGAGCAAGGGACCTTCATTAATTAAGCAAAGAAAGCACATTTGATGTGCAAGATGTTACCagttgatgccatgatctcaataataacCAAAATCAACCAATATAAGAGATAGCATGATGACAAGGATTGCAAAGTTCAAGAACTGGTTTATGAATTTAACTTACGAGCacaaattaaaagtaaattacAGGGAAATATTCTATAGCTCATGTCACCCATACAAGCATAGCATCCAAGACATACAAGACAGGAACCTTGTTCTGATTTTAAGTGCTACGAAATTCTTAGCTCTAAGTATATTACCAGACCAGAGCTTAAAGCACTACCGAATGACCCCGATACACACTGTTCTCGGCATTTGGAGTTTACTGCAAGAAAACATCTGAGTCTATGCTCATCAGTTTATGGATTTAAAGATGACAGTAACCACAAAACTTATGCATTATTAGCATTTGGCTCGGAATCTTGTTCTGATGATTTTGCATCTTCAAAAACTTCCGTTTCAATGGTCATATCATCACCAACATCAGCCTCAACCATTACTTCATCGTTGTCGGCAACAAGGGGCTCGGCGCCATTTTGTGCTCCATCAGATTGCTGCTGCTGGTTTTCACTTGCCTTCTCATGGTCATCTGGCTCTTGTACTGGATCTTGTGGATATGGATCAGTGCTGATTGCCATTGTAGACGTAACTAACAAATTCTACAGAGAAAAACACCATACAGAATTCAagcaaaatatttaaacaaactaACTATAATTGAAGTATTAACCTTTACCCTTTCAAAATACAGGATCTTtattgttgtcaaataaaacaaataacaaatttgAAAAGAAGTGCACATGCCATATTATGAAGCATACCTTTTCAAGAGCTAAAGCAAGCTTTGAAAGATTTGGATAAATGTTTTTTGCGTCCAATAAAATCTGTTCAGTACAATATCAGACAAAGTAATATTGTTCTATATCATCATCTTAAACTTGTCAAAGTGGTCGACATTGGAGCTTGAATATAATAATATGCACAATGGacaaaagaaacaaacttaCCTCACAAACCCTTTGCAATGTAAATGGTGGGCCATCAATAAAACATGTAAGTTCTGGAATCCAGAAAagcatatcaaaattaattagtgAAAGCTTAAACCCCAAAAATAATTAGGTCAGCAATTTATAATAACAGCTTAAAACTATTAAAAGAATATAAGCAACAGGGTAGTATGGCATATGCAACCTTAAAGGAGATAATATATTCAAGAGATTTGTTGCAGGccaataattaagaaaaaacaGGGTCTGGGTTGGGTCTAAGAAAATTGCCATCCAAAAGCACTGTTTAGCAGTTAAATGACTATCACAACTTCATTATGGCATCAAAAAGTTGTAAGTATAATTGGACACCACAATGGGTGGGATACTCTTGATCAACGCAACAGTCGCAACCCATGCTAATCGCTAAGAAGTTTTATGTCTCAAGGATACTCCTCTAAAAGCTTTGGTTTCATTAAGTGTCACTATGTCAGTTAGTCTCTTAAAAATATACATGAACTTGGGAGACCCTCTCTTAAAAGCTAGCTATCAAAGGGGAAGAATTAAGCCACTTAAATACTCCTCCGAGCATCTCATAGTACTCGATGGAGAACTTGAGCACCCCATAATGTCCAAGTCCCAATCACATACTTTTagactaatatttattttcaatattgaaataacaatattaaattatcacaattgatatctataaaatttaaagatacTCAAAAAACAGTGGAACTAAAGGTGGAATACCTTCATCCAATTTGTTGACCAAATCAGAGTAGGACTCTCCTAATGAAGCACATTGCTGCTCACTTGTCGTTTTTGCCTCAGGGTACTCAGACAATACCTGTATAGggagaaagataaaaaaaaattgaagtataaGAATTATGATGtatgaataataaatattcCAATAACCTATTACATGAAagatacaaatataaaaaactaaacgCTAGCATACCgctaaaattaacataatataaagAATAATGCATGCTACCATACCTCCCCATACCTGCTTCAGCTGAAATGATAGCATACTCTTCAGATTATCCCAGTCATGCCTGTGATTCAAGTAATTACCACATTAGCGTTTGAAGTGCATATCCATCTCCAAGTCAAAAACTATCTTTCAACTTAGCCATTGAAGTGAAAAAATGATAGCGGCTTCTATCAAGAAAATAGTAAACAATATGCAAATACTTTAAATACAAGCATATGAAAAcctcaaatttcaaaatatagaacATATTCATCATTCATTAATACCTAAACATCATAGTTAACAGACACAATCAATATATCAATCTAAGAAAGATAGAGGCTAAGGCCCGTGATCATTCTTGAACAGTGTGTCCTTAGCAATTTAAACGATAACAGAAAAACAAACTTAACAGTTAACATACACAGAGAAAAACATAATGATTGGAAATTTAAATCAAAACCTCAAGGAAGGAGTAATGAAGGGACAGATAACACAACAACAAACAGCCACCAAGACTTTTCTCATTAGGTGAGATCAGCTGCATAGATCAATCAATGCCATAAAAACCTGTCATGTAAGGTCCAGAGATGAACCATTTATATCCAAATATCTCTTAACAACCGGTTTTGGTCTTTAATCTCTCTTGATCTACCTCTAACCCTAACTATTGGACTCCTTACCAAACCCGGCACACTCTAGCCGCACGAGGCAGCGAGGCTGCTTTGGCACTAAATGTTGTGAATTGTAATTCAGTGCAATTAAATACTTTGCATTTTCTGGGTACAGTTTAGGCTTAACAGTTAACATACACAGAAAAACATAATGATTGGAAATTTAAATCAAAACCTCAAGGAAGGAGCTATGAAGGGACAgataacacaacaacaacagcCACCAAGACTTTTCTCATTAGGTGAGATCAGCGGCATAGATCAATCAATGCTATAAAAACCTGTCATGTAAGGTCCAGAGATGAACCATTTATATCCAAATATCTCTTAACAACCGGTTTTGATCTTTAATCTCTCTTGATCTACCTCTAACCCTAACTATTGGACTCCTTACCAAACCCAGCACACTCTAGCTGCACGAGGCAGCGAGGCTGCTTTGGCACTATAATGCTGTGAATCATAATTCAGTGCAATTAAATACTTTGCATTTTCTGGGTACAGTTTAGGCTTGCTAAAACAACCAAACAAGTACAAAGATATCATCATGTCAAAATGTTGGCAATTCGTTAATTTCCATTTGCAATTGGCAGTCCATAGCAATGCAAACATAACTGTATCAATTAAAAAACGGTAGTATTGCTGCAACTAGAACTGAAAGAACTAAACAGAAATATTATGAGATTAAaggattaaaaatatcattaaataaCTCATTCTCATATTATTAGTGCAGTAACATAATGTAGTGTAGTCAAGGGCACCAAATGGCACACATATTGTACGATTCTAATTCATGCAAAGCACGGCGGCTATATAGTTTCGTCAATATCAGTTTAAAGAACAAAAAACAGGGAAACTTCAGCTAGCTAAGATGTTGATTGTGATGCTAGAGAGACTTATATAGCCAAAATGTTAAAAAGAATAACTAATTTTCATTCCATATGATGATTAGCAAATCGAACatcttaattatttacttttactATGAACCAATgcaaaaaagtaaattattttattatttaatttaatttaatttttctaaagttaatGCCTTAAATCAGTAAGGCATCCACTGTTTAGCACCTTTCCCATCACCTTTAAAATGTAAATCTAAATAAATCCTATCTAGCACTAACACCAGTGTCAATTGCATCGCATCCATCTGTGCTCCATAGAATAAAATACAATCAGAAACAAACACCCCTTACATTATCTACcaaaaacagaaacaaaacCAAATCTGATAACAACCGAACTCCCAATCTCTTCATTCaaggaaggaaaaaaatatacaaacatCATCACTATCACATTAACAAGAGGAAGCATAAAAGTAAATCTTACCAAAACCTCCCGGTGGAAGCAATAGCTTGTAGAATCCGAATAACTTCATCCTTTGAAACGTCGCTTTTTACTTCAGTGTCTCTGAAAAAACAACCgcaaagacaaaattaattccaatagtttttgaaacagaAAAAAACGAGCGAGTGAATTCGCAAATCACCTGTGGTTTGAAATTTCAGTCACCGCATCGCTGTGTAGATTATCGGCGTCGCTGGAAGAAACGGGTGCGTGGTGCAAATTATCGTGTGGTTGCGTCTCCATGAGAAGCCCTACAACCGCATTAaactatattaaattaaatgtaattaagaAATTGTCAATTTCGACTTCTCTGTTGGGAAAAATCGAACAATGTATGTATAATACTATTGAATTATGATATGGTGAAAGACAATGGTACCTATAAACGTTGTCGTTTTGGAGATTTGAAAGTGAAGTGTGGGCGTGGCGTGTTACTTGAGAATTGAGAAGTTTCTATTCGTTTGCACTTTGCAGCCTCAGTCGCCGTCAGCGGAGGATCTACGTCGTGGACTCGTGGTGTGTGTAGTTGATGTGTCTCTCTCTCTATGGATTGGGCTTTGGCTCGCTTTGGCTCTTCTGACGGTTTGTATTGGATCAGTGCTTCTGGGCCTGTCTAATACGAgcaattatatttttcaaattcttttcccACCTCCATATGGAAgttcaaaaattatattattcccTTTTATATAgtgaatttataattatttatatttgtaatttttaaagtagttaaaataaaattcaagtttttaataattaacGGTTTTAATTCACTAACAATGTAAAAAGAACCTCTGTTCAACGTTTTGTATCAAACTA
It includes:
- the LOC101493660 gene encoding uncharacterized protein, with amino-acid sequence METQPHDNLHHAPVSSSDADNLHSDAVTEISNHRDTEVKSDVSKDEVIRILQAIASTGRFWHDWDNLKSMLSFQLKQVLSEYPEAKTTSEQQCASLGESYSDLVNKLDEELTCFIDGPPFTLQRVCEILLDAKNIYPNLSKLALALEKNLLVTSTMAISTDPYPQDPVQEPDDHEKASENQQQQSDGAQNGAEPLVADNDEVMVEADVGDDMTIETEVFEDAKSSEQDSEPNANNA